In the Candidatus Saccharibacteria bacterium oral taxon 488 genome, one interval contains:
- the tig gene encoding trigger factor — MKTTVKKLSDTNVCLTITLGADELNAAEQVALTKMARDLKVPGFRKGKVPISVAAKHVNPMALQEQVLDNALSKAVAEAFMNEKLQALERPSVEVKKFVPNQEVEFTAEATVVPPVKLGDYKKLKAKPQAVKVEAKDVDEIIERMQQNFVDKTEVERAAREGDEVIIDFVGKKDGVAFDGGSAKDFALKLGGGQFIPGFEEGVVGHKVGETFDLDLEFPKDYHAENLAGAKVVFSVTLHKVNELKLPELNDEFAAKCGPFTDIKELKADIKREITAQKEREAKEKLKDELVAELADSSKVALPELLIDDQLRSIEQDLMQNLSYRGLTTDSYLKAQGFKDKADWQKKEARPAAEKRVKAGLVLAELSKELGVEVSREELDAQISTFKQQYGKDAKLAARFDDPNVHRDIANRMITDKTIDKLVELNSK, encoded by the coding sequence ATGAAGACTACTGTAAAGAAACTATCAGATACTAACGTTTGTTTGACAATTACGCTGGGGGCGGACGAGCTGAATGCGGCTGAGCAGGTGGCGCTGACCAAGATGGCGCGCGACCTCAAGGTGCCGGGATTTCGTAAGGGCAAAGTGCCGATCAGCGTGGCTGCCAAGCACGTCAATCCAATGGCACTCCAGGAGCAGGTGCTAGACAACGCCCTGTCCAAAGCGGTGGCTGAGGCCTTTATGAACGAGAAATTACAGGCGCTGGAGCGGCCGAGCGTTGAGGTCAAGAAATTTGTCCCCAATCAAGAAGTTGAGTTTACCGCCGAGGCGACCGTTGTGCCGCCGGTCAAGTTAGGCGATTACAAAAAGCTCAAGGCCAAGCCTCAGGCCGTCAAGGTTGAGGCCAAAGACGTTGATGAAATTATCGAACGGATGCAACAGAATTTCGTCGATAAAACCGAGGTCGAGCGTGCGGCTCGAGAAGGTGATGAGGTGATCATCGACTTTGTTGGCAAGAAAGACGGCGTGGCGTTTGACGGCGGTTCGGCCAAGGATTTTGCCCTGAAGCTGGGCGGTGGTCAGTTTATCCCCGGCTTTGAAGAGGGCGTGGTTGGCCACAAGGTCGGCGAGACATTTGATCTTGACCTTGAATTTCCGAAGGATTACCATGCTGAAAATCTGGCTGGCGCCAAGGTGGTGTTTAGCGTGACGCTGCACAAAGTAAATGAGCTGAAGCTACCGGAGCTCAATGATGAATTTGCCGCCAAGTGTGGCCCATTCACCGACATCAAAGAGCTGAAGGCCGACATCAAGCGCGAAATCACTGCGCAAAAAGAGCGCGAGGCCAAGGAGAAACTCAAGGATGAGCTGGTGGCAGAACTGGCAGATAGCTCCAAGGTGGCGCTGCCAGAGCTATTGATCGACGATCAGCTGCGGTCAATTGAACAAGATCTGATGCAGAATTTGTCATATCGCGGCCTGACGACGGACTCGTACCTAAAGGCGCAAGGCTTCAAAGATAAAGCCGATTGGCAGAAAAAAGAGGCTCGCCCGGCGGCCGAAAAGCGGGTCAAGGCTGGCCTGGTGCTAGCTGAGCTATCAAAGGAGCTGGGTGTAGAGGTTAGCCGCGAGGAGCTTGATGCACAAATTTCCACCTTCAAGCAGCAATACGGCAAGGATGCCAAGCTGGCCGCCCGGTTCGATGATCCAAACGTCCACCGTGACATCGCCAACCGGATGATCACCGACAAGACGATCGACAAGCTGGTCGAGCTGAATAGTAAATAG